Proteins co-encoded in one Cupriavidus nantongensis genomic window:
- the istB gene encoding IS21-like element helper ATPase IstB yields MNTPENLQSRANALRLHGLLAHWPEVADAGWVAPLLQWEEEERSRRSLERRIRDARLGNFKPLCDFDWAWPTRCDRAAVEELMSLEFVKDSANVVLIGPNGVGKSTLALNLAYQALVQGHTALFTTAGQMLGELAALDSDSALRRRLHRYASPDVLVIDEVGYLSYSNRHADLLFELISRRYGATSTVVTTNRPFAEWSEVFPNAACVVSLVDRLVHRAEVIAIEGESYRVKEARERADQRAKKRSVARAEKKPS; encoded by the coding sequence ATGAACACGCCTGAGAACCTGCAAAGCCGTGCGAACGCCTTGCGCCTGCATGGGCTACTGGCACACTGGCCGGAGGTCGCCGACGCCGGCTGGGTGGCGCCGCTGCTGCAATGGGAAGAAGAGGAGCGCTCGCGCCGCTCGCTGGAGCGACGCATCCGGGATGCCCGACTGGGCAACTTCAAGCCCTTGTGCGACTTCGACTGGGCCTGGCCGACGCGCTGCGACCGGGCCGCCGTCGAAGAATTGATGTCGCTGGAGTTCGTCAAGGACTCGGCCAACGTCGTGCTGATCGGCCCGAACGGCGTCGGCAAATCGACCCTGGCGCTGAATCTGGCCTATCAGGCGCTCGTCCAAGGGCACACAGCGCTGTTCACCACCGCCGGCCAGATGCTCGGCGAGCTGGCCGCCCTCGACAGCGATTCGGCCTTGCGTCGACGCCTGCACCGCTATGCCTCGCCGGACGTTCTGGTCATCGACGAGGTCGGCTACCTGTCGTACTCGAACCGACATGCCGATCTGCTGTTCGAGCTCATCAGTCGCCGATATGGCGCCACCAGTACGGTGGTTACAACAAACAGACCATTCGCCGAATGGTCGGAGGTGTTCCCGAACGCCGCCTGCGTCGTCTCGCTGGTTGACCGACTGGTGCATCGTGCCGAAGTCATCGCGATCGAGGGCGAGTCGTATCGCGTCAAGGAAGCGCGTGAGCGGGCCGATCAGCGAGCAAAGAAACGCAGCGTGGCCCGGGCGGAGAAAAAGCCATCATGA